The following is a genomic window from Verrucomicrobiales bacterium.
AGCGGTCCGACGAGGGTTATAGCTCCATAGTCCTGTAGCCCTCTACAGCTTTTCGGCACCCCCGGAGGGGGATCCCGGCTCCGCCGGGGGGCAAAAGCGGCAGAGGGCTGCCGCACTCCAAATCGCATAGTGCCTCGCGAAGCGTTATGGAGTTGACCGCGAAGCGGTCCGACGAGGGTTATAGTTCCATAGTTGACCGCGAAGCGGTCCGACCAGGGTTATAGTTCAATAGTCCTGTAGCCCTCTACAGCTTTTCGGCACCCCCGGAGGGGGATTCCGGCTCCGCCGGGGGGCAAAAGCGGCAGAGGGCTGCCGCACTCCAAAAGGCATAATGCCTCGCGGAGCGTTATGGAGTTGACCGCGAAGCGGTCCGACGAGGGTTATAGTTCCATAGTTGACCGCAAAGCGGTCCGACGAGGGTTATAGTTCCATAGTCCTGTAGCCCTCTACCGCTTTTCGGCACCGACGAAGTCGGCCCCCCCCATGGCTGACCCCACTCCTAATCACCCCCCCTGCCCCCCACTGAGTGCGCGCTTGCTACTTCCAGCCAAACGGTTACCGTGTCAACCATGATGACGGAAGCACTTGACGGGACACATCACGAACGGCTGGCGGCGCTGGGAAACCGGGTTCTCGCCGGCGGCGAAATCTCCCGCGACGAAGCGGCCTACCTTTTTGGACTGAAGTCCACGTCCGACATCTTTGATTTGCTCGCCTGGGCCAACCGCATCCGGGAACATTTCAAGGGGAACAAGATTCACCTGTGCTCCATTGTAAACGCCAAAGCCGGCGGATGTTCTGAGAATTGCTCCTTCTGCGCACAGTCGTCTTTTCATCAGACCGGATCGCCCAAGTACGGGTTTGTGGATCCCGAACCCGTCGACGCCGCGTCCGACGAGGCCAGCCGGAACGGTGTCACCGCGGTCGGATTGGTGGCCGCCTGGAAGGGACTGAACGAAGGCCCCATGCTCGACGAGGTCTGCGACCGCATTCGCGAGATGGCGCAAGGCGGGAAAGTAAGACCGGACGCCTCCTTGGGGATCATCAAGAACCCTCGGGTCGCGGAGCGACTGAAAGAAGCCGGGCTCGAGTGCTACGGACACAACCTGGAGAGTTCGCGCCGCTTCTTTCCGAAGCACTGCACCACCCATAGCTACGAAGATCGAATCGAAACGATCAAGCACCTGAAGAATGCCGGCCTGAAAATTTGTTCGGGTGGGATCATTGGAATGGGTGAGACCTGGGAAGATCGCCTGGACCTGGCGTTTTCCCTGAAGGAGATCGGAGCGAATGTCGTTCCCATCAACATTTTGAACCCCATCGCAGGCACTCCGTTCGCGAACAACCCCGCGCTGCCGCCGATGGAGATCCTCCAAACCATCGCCTGCTTCCGGTTTATCCTCCCCCGTCAGGAGATCATGGTCGCCGGCGGCCGCACCGTGAATCTGCGCGACCTGCAAAGCATGGTGTTCACGGCGGGAGCAAGTGCACTCATGGTAGGAAACTATCTCACCACGCTGAACCAACCCGTGGAGAAAGATCTCCAGATGCTGAAGGATCTGGGACTCGATCCAGACTGGGAGAACCATGGCTTCGCTGATCAATCGGTTCCCATCACTTTCACCCAACGCGCGCCCTCTCGCGAGGCCGCTGTGACCGTTTAACCGCATCGCACGGGAGGGAACGATGGGAGCCTTCCTCTTCCCTCCCCCACCGGACCGAGCCCATGTCGACCGACGCCCCCACGCCCTCCCCGTCCGACAGTAGACTCCAACTCAACCGAGGGGGCTACTTCGGCGAGCGCATCGACATCGCCGGGGTGCTGCCTCGAATCGAGACGATTGCCATCCGACAGGGATGGACCCCAGACCCGATTGATTGTCCCAATGGGACCCGGATAGCCGCGTTCCGCAAAGGGAATGCTCAGGCTCGCGCCAATGTATATCTGTCCGCCGGCATTCATGGCGATGAACCGGCCGGCCCCATCGCGGTCGAACGCCTCCTCGAACAGGCCGAGTGGCCGACCCGCTTCAATTACTGGTTGGTTCCCTGCCTCAATCCATTTGGGTTCGAGAGAAACACCCGCGAAGGACTGGGCGGTATCGACCTCAACCGCGACTACCTCAACCCTCGAACGCCAGTCACCTCAGGCCATATCGATTGGCTGGCCCGTCAACCCCGGTTTGACCTGGCTCTGCTGCTGCACGAGGACTGGGAAGCCAACGGCTTCTACCTCTACGAACTCAACCCTGACAGCCAACCCTCTCTCGCGAACGTGATGATCGAGGCCGTGCGAAAGGTCTGTCCGATCGAGCATGCCGAGGAGGTAGATGGACGCCAAGCGGCCGGCGGGATGATCCGATTTGTTGGAAGCATTCCAGAGCGCGAGGAATGGCCAGAAGCATTGCATCTGATCTACCACAAGACGCGCCACAACTACACCTTGGAGGGACCTTCGGACTACCCGTTAGCCCTGCGTGTGAACGCCCTAGTGACCGCCGTCAACGCCGCTTTGCAGCATTTTGAGCCGCACGGTTAGAGCTTGAGGCTCAGCAGGCCGACTTCCAGAGCCAGGGCCTCCTGGACATTGGTATTGAGCAGCCGTTGCGTCTTTTCCATCTCCTCCAGATTGGACATGGCGTCTTCGGCGGTCAGACGTCCGGCAATCAGGGAAGTGGCTTCCCTCAGCCGCGGGTAACGGCACAGCGACTCATCCACTTGAAGAGTCTGCAGCCAGACGTCGCGCAACCACCATTGCAGAGCGCCCACAATGCCCCCACGCAAGCGCCGGTACTCCGCCTCGACTGACGCCGCCAGTTCGTCCTCCAACCGCTCCCGAAACTCAGGCTCCAAATCCTTCTCCTTCTCCAAAGGCGAGTCCGCGGTGAGCCGTTCTTCCACCTGGCTTTTGAGTTCCGAGAGGCGCTTCAGCAGAACCGAAAGGAGCCGGTAGCGCTCCAGGAGTCCGCCGGAATCGCTCGCCGCCGCGGCCCCAAAGGCTTGCAACCATTCCGACTCGGGCTCCGACGCCGCCGGGTCCGACAGGTCGAACAGGGTGAGCCGCTGACACCTGGATCGCAGCGTTTCCAGGACCTGCTCGGGAGCCGTGCTCAGCAGCACCAACACCGAATCAGCCGGCGGCTCCTCCAGAGTCTTGAGAAAGCGGTTCGCCGCTGTCGCATTCAAACGATCAGCAGCAACGATCATGTTCACCTTGTAGCGCGCCTCGTTGGGACGAAGATAAACGGTCTGAAGCAGGTCTCCAATCTGGTCGCCACGAATCTGACGCGATTTAGATTCCGCCCGTATCCACTGAATGTCGGGGTGATTGTAGTTATCGACCTTGCGACAGCTGAGGCACTGATCACAACAATCCAGCGGCAGGCCGGACTGGCCGGCGCGAGGAGGATTCTGGCAGTTCAAACACTTGGCGATCGTTCGAGCGAACAACTCGAGGGATTCGAGAGAGTCTCCAGCGATGAGATACGCATGCGCCAACCGCCCGCGCTCCCATCCCTTCTGCAAGGATTGGGCCGCCGCCGCGTAAGCCTCAAGTTCGCGCCAAGACATTTAAACACCATCCCGAGAAGCCTATCGCTTCGCCAGAAAAAAATCCCGTCACCCTGGGCCGAATGGATGCGTAGCACCGGGGGAAGCGGTCATCAGCTTCACCAGCAGCGGGATGCTGGTGTGACGCACCCCGTCCACCGAAATCTCAATGGAATAGAGACCCGCCTTGGATAAGGTCATGTTTTGGAGCGTGATCACCGCGTTTCGGGACAAAAAAATGGTGTCATCGGGCACCGCCACCTCCAAATGCATTTCCAGCGGGTTCATGACCGAACGGCCGTCCTCGTCGACAAAATTCATCTGCAGAACATGCTTACCTTCCTCCGTCTTCTGAAAGGTCAGCCGGATCGCAATGGAGCACTGGGGATGGATCGCCGGGAGATGGGACGTGATCAAGGTGTCGAAGGTCCCGAGCAGGTTAAGCTTCCCGGCATAGTCCGTCGCGGCATCACAGAGTACGGCTAATTGGATCTGCATAATCTCAAGAAACAGCAGCTTAGGGGATCCCACGGGAGAATCAGTAAGTTTCTAACACTTTCGAAAGGTCTTGCGATAGACGCATCGCATTTGCTACTAACCACTTCGTTTTCTATGGCAGCTATCGGGCGATTTCAAAAGGGCGACGAGATTTTTCACGCCAAGGTGGTAGATGGCGAACTGTTCCGCTTGCAAGGGGACGTTTTCGGCTCTCCCTCCTTCGAAAAGAAACCAACTCCTTTCAAGGGGTTGCGAACCCTCACGCCTGTCAATCCCTCCAAGGTGATTGCTGTCGGGCTGAACTACGCCGACCATGCCCGGGAGGCCAACAAACCGATCCCCAAACAGCCTCTATTCTGGCTCAAAGCGCCCACTTCTCTGATCCCAGATGGCCTCAAAATCGAGATCCCATTCACCACGCATCACGTTGATTTTGAAGCAGAACTGGCGATTGTGATCGGCCGTCGAGTCCGCAATGTCACTCCGGCAGCTGCTGCGCGCTACATCTTTGGCTACACCGCCGCCCAGGACGTAAGCGATCGCACGATCCAGAATGCCGAAAGTCAGTGGGCCCGGGCTAAGTCCTTCGATACCTTCACCCCGCTGGGGCCTTACGTGGAAACGAAGATCGACCCGCATGATCTTACCATCCAGCTCTTTCAGAACGGGCAACTTCGACAGAACTCCAACACGAGCCAGTTAATTTTTAACTGTTTCGACTTGGTCAGCTTCATCTCGACGAACATGACCCTGCTCCCCGGAGACGTCATCCTAACCGGCACACCGAGCGGTGTCGGACCGATCGAAAGCGGCGACCGTCTGGAAGTCCGGATCCAAGGCCTAGCCCCCCTGGTCAATACCGTGAAGTAAGCCAAAAGCTGGCACTCCATTGGAGCGACGTCCGTACCCGGACGTTCCCCCCCAGCCCCAGAGCGCAGCGGGCGTTTCCTTCACCCTTCCCTCTTTCCACACCCCATGGGCCGAGACGGCCCACACTACAATAGGCGTCCGACCGGACGCTGGGCTACCGCTTCAAACAGCGCCGCAGTTCTTCAGCCAGCACTCGGACATGGGGCTCTTCGATCAAGGTCACATGGGTACCCGGGACCTCATGAACTTCTACCCCTCCCAAGGCTAATTCGTTCCAGGAAGAACGAAGCTCCTGCTTGGACCAAGGGTGGTGCGATTGAGCCATGAAAAGGGTGACTTTGCCGGCATAGGAACGAGTGATATAGCGCTGAGATGCCATGCGATTGGCCTGCCCGATATTCGCAAAGAGCTTGGGTAGTGCCTCTCCATCCCGGCCCCCGGCTGCGAGATAGAGCCGCAAAGCCGACTGCCAAACCAAACTTTGAGTTCGCTTGGTAATCGTCCGCCCCTTCTGGGCAATATAGTTAGGCAATCCCTCGAGATCCAAAGAACGGATATCGCGCCAGTGCCCATCCACTCGCTTCCGCCAATGATCTAATCCTTCCTCTAATCTCCGTCCCCAAGGCTGGCCCTGCACTTCCATTCGAGGGAAAGTGTCGAACAACGCTACAACGCCGACTGGCTTCCCCAGTGCCGCCAACTGCCTGGCCATCTCGTAGGCAACCATCCCGCCAAAGGACAGTCCGCCCAGATGGTACGGTCCTTCGGGACACACGGAAAGCACCTCCTTCAAGTAGTGCTCTGCCATCTGAGGAATGCTCTGCAACGGCGGAGTCAGGCCATCCAGCCCAACCGACTGCAGACCGTAAACCGGCCGATCATTCCCCAAATGCTGCACTAACGGGTTGAACCCAACCACGTTGCCCGCGAGTCCATGCACCAGAAAGATCGGCACCCCGCGCCCTTCTGGCTGCATCACCACCAGCGATCGCCACGAAGTAGAGGCTTTCTTCCCGTGGATCACGCGGGCGATTCCCTCGATCGTCGGAGTTTCGAACAAGGTGGCCAGCGGGAGCCGTTTTCCATAGCGCTGCTCGATCCGTGCGAACAAGTGGGCGGCTAAAAGCGAATGACCGCCCAGCGCAAAAAAGTCGTCCCGGACCCCTACTCGTTCCCGCCCCAGAAACTCTTGCCAAAGTTCGGCCAGCCCTGTCTCGAGTTCATCGCGCGGAGCAAGATAAGCAACCTCCTGCTGCAGAATCTGACCCTGCATCCGCGCGAGGATATTGCGATCCACCTTGCCGCTGGAGGTCCGTGGCAGGGCATCCACGATGGTCACCGCCGATGGGATCATGTAGGAAGGCAACTTCCCGCTCAGCCACTCTCTCAAATCAGCGAGATCCAGTTTCGGAGTCTTCGGACAGGCCAGGCAAGCCACCAAAACCTTTTCCTGCCCAGGCTGTTCAGTCACCACCACAGCCACATCCTCAACCCCACTCACCCCTCGCAGCACAGACTCGATCTCACCCAACTCGATGCGGTGACCGCGGATCTTCACCTGATGATCCGATCGGCCGAGATATTCCAGCTCCCCATTGGGAAGTCGCCGTGCCAGATCTCCGGTGGCATACATGCGCGCTCCCGGGGTGCCAGCGAATGGGTCCGGAACAAAACGCTCGGCGGTTAGGTCTGGCCGATGCCGATAGCCTCGCGCCACGCCATCTCCACCGATAAACAGTTCTCCCACCATCCCAACGGGGACCGGCTGATGGCTTCGATCCAGCAAATACAGACGAGTGTTGGCGATCGCGGTGCCGATGTTGACCGATTCCCCCGATCGCAGCCGCTTGGCCGCAGACCAGATCGTGGTTTCGGTTGGACCGTACACATTCCAGGTCGACGCCCCCAAAGCCGGCAAGCGATCGGCCAACTCCTGGGGCATCGCCTCTCCGCCACAAAGGAGACGCAGGCGGGGACTTCCCGCCCATCCCGCCAGCAGCAACATCTTCCAAGTGGCCGGAGTGGCTTGCAGGACCGTCGCTTGAACCTCCTGCAGCCGCTGAGCCAGCAAAGCCCCATCCAAAACCGTTTCACGGGATGCCAACACGCACCGAGCTCCCGAGATGAGAGGAAGCCAAATCTCGAGGCCCGAGATGTCGAATGAAACCGTCGTGATGGCGAGCCACACATCAGATGGCTCCATCGCGAGACTGTCTCGGAAATGCCACAAGCAGTTCACCAGCGCTCGATGTGAAATCTCGACTCCCTTCGGCCGACCCGTGGAGCCGGAAGTATAAAGCACGTAGGCCATCGATTCCGGTTGGAGCACCGGAAGCTTCCCAGGCGGATCGCCGGGCTGTCCCCAGGAGATTTCGTCCAGGAAAACTACCGGCACGGTCTCCGAGGGAAGCCGCCCCTTCATCGATTCCTCAGAAAGAAGGAGGGACACCGAAGCATCCTCCATCACTAAGCGCAAGCGCTCCCGGGGATGCTCCGGATCCAGGGGCAGATACGCGCCACCCGCCTTGAGGATCCCGAGCAGGCCGACGATCATTTCTAAGGAGCGTTCCAAGTAGAGGCCCACCAGAACATCCGGACCGATTCCCCGCTTGCGCAGAGAGTGTGCCAGCTGATCGGCCCGCGCGTTCAACTCACGATAGGTGAGCGAAGTGTTCCCATACACTATCGCGATGGCATTAGGCGCCCGCTTCACCTGTTCCTCAAAAAGCTGAGGAATACATTTGTCGCGTGGATAATCACATCGCACGCGAGTCCACTCTTCCTCCAGTTGAAGTCGCTCCCGTTGGCTCATCAGGTTCAGAGCGCTCACCGGTTGCGAAGGATCGGCACAGATCGACCGCAACAGCTCTCTCAACTGTTCGGCCATGCGCTCGACCGTCGCGGCTTGAAAAATATCTGTCGCGTACTCCAGACGACACTCCCAGGTATCTCCCACCAATTGAATGCTCCAACTGAGGTCGTTCTTGCTGGTGCGGGCGAGCAAGTCCTGCTCCCGGCATTCGGCGTCTCCGACCCTCAATCCCGGCAGCCCCTCCTCCATCAGCACAAACATCACCTGATAGAGAGGTTGTTGTCCCGCCTGTCTTTGCTTCACCGCAATTTCCACCATCTGTTCGAAAGGCAGGGCGGCATGTTCAAAGGCGTTTAGGCAAGTGGCTCGAACGATCTTCAACGTTTCCAGGAACCCGTGATTACCCTCCACCTTGAGCCGCATCGGCAGCATGTTGAGGAAGAACCCGATCATGGATTGGGTCTCAGGCTGATCGCGTTGAGCGATGGGCGTTCCCACCACGAGATCGTTTTGCCCGGTATACCGGTGCAGCCAAACTTGAAATGCCGTCAGCAAGACGGTGAACAAAGTGGTTTGCTCCTCGCGCGCCAACTGACGCAGCCTCACGACCTCCGGTCCGCTGATGGAAAATCGATAATCACCACCTCGCCCGCTCGGTCGAGCTGGTCTGATTCGATCCGCGGGCAACTCCAGGACCGGTGGCAAGTCGCGGAGCTGTTCCCGCCAATACGCCCGTTCCCGCTCCAGGAACTCGCCGGTCAAACGTTCGCGTTGCCACGAGGCAAAATCCGCATACTGCAACGCCACCGACGACAGCGTAGCGGCGCTCTCGTCTGCATCAGCCGCGTAGAGTTCCTCCCATTCGTTCAACAAGAGCCTCAACGACCACTCGTCGAGGATACTGTGGTGAAAGGTCAACCCAAGGGCCTGGTCCATCTCGCCAAGCTTCAACCAACAAATCCGCCACAGCGGGGCTTTGCCCAGCTCGAATCGCTCGCTTCCTTCCTCCTCAAGCCTGCGAACGAACTCAGCTTCACGGGCCTCACCGGGCAGGTGCGTCAAATCCACTTCCCGCCAGTCGAGCTCTGCCTGATTCATCTCTGCTACCCTCTGCACGACGCGCCCCGACTCGGCGACCAGACTGGTCCTCAAGACTTCATGTCGACGCTGAATGACCTCGAAACATCGGCGCGTCTTGACGGCGTCCATGACCCCGACCACGCGAAATGCGATGCGAATATGATAGGACGAGGGGTCAGCCAAAGTCTCGTGAAGCAGCCACATCGCTTGTTGGCCATGGGAGGCCGGGAGCGACTTCGTTCGGTCGGCCCGCTGGATTCGGCCGCGACCACCCTGAACCCCAGTCGAACGGGCCAGTTTTGACGCAAGCCCTTCAACCGTCGGAAACTCAAACAGCCAGCGCAGCTCCATCTCCGCGCGCAACTGTTGTCGAACTCTCGCGCTGACCGCCACTGCCAGCAAGGAGTGACCGCCCAGATCGAAGAAATTGTCTTTCACACCCACGGATGGCAGACGCAAGACCTCCTGCCAAATCCCAACCAAAGTCCGCTCAAGCTCGTTGCGGGGCGCCTCATACTCAATTCCCAGGCTCAGGGTCGAGGTCTCAACCCGCTCCAAGGCCTTCCGGTCCACCTTCCCGTTCACGTTCAGAGGCAGAGCCTCCAACCGAACGAACTGGGTGGGAATCATGTACTCCGGCAACCGCTCCAGCAGCCACCTCCGCAGGTCAGCGGCGTTCACTGTCTCCCCCTCAACCGGAACCAGGAATCCCACGAGAACCCTGGACCCATCCTGACCCGCACGAATCCCCACCGCGCTTCCCGTCAACCCTGGATGTTCCTGAAGGATCCTTTCGATTTCCGCAGGCTCAATTCGGTATCCCCGAATCTTCACCTGCTCATCCATGCGACCCAAAAACTCCACATTGCCGTCGGGAAGAAACCGCGCGAGATCCCCAGTTCGATACAGCCGAGCGCCCCGACGCCCACTGAACGGATCGGGCACGAATTTCTCAGCCGTTAACTCGTCTAGGCCGAGATATCCGCGTGCCAACCCATCGCCACCCACCCACAACTCCCCCGGAACTCCCCGAGGTAGCAGCTGCTGATGAGGGTCGAGCACATATACCTCCGTCCCAGAAATCGCCTGCCCAAGCGGGACCGATGCGCCGACTTGGTCAGGATGGTCTAGGACGCAGCAGCAACTGAAGGTGGTGTTCTCGGTCGGCCCGTATCCATTGATCAATCGTCCATGACCAGGCCGCTGGAGATAACTGCGAACCAGGGTCGGCGATAAAACATCGCCGCCAGCCAGGAGCTGGCGAAGCCGAACGAGCGGTTCTGGGTGACGCTGGAACATCTCGTGAAACAACGCCGCGGTGAGCCAGAGCGTGGTGACGCCGTGCGAGACGATCAGCTCGCTCAATTCGTGATAATCCAGGTGGCCTGCCGGAGCGACAATTAGGCGGGCTCCATTCAGCAAGCTGCCCCAAATCTCAAACGTGGAGGCATCGAAGGAGAGGGGCGCGAACTGCAGGAGAACCTCCTCCGGCCCCAGCTCCACGTAGTCGGGTTGAATCACGAGTCGAACGATTCCCAAGTGGGGCACCATCACCCCCTTGGGTTGTCCCGTGGTTCCTGAGGTGTACAGGACATAGGCCAGGTGATCCGGACGGGTGATGCCAGGAGGATTCGTCGTCGGAGACCCGGCGAAGGCGTTGTCCGCTCCATCCAAAGCCAAAGTCTGGAAGGGAGTGCTTCGAGAGCGCGACAAGCCTTCGAAGATCGCCAGCCAACGCGTTTGCACCAGCACCAGGCCCGTCCGCGTATCGTCGATCAGGAATTGAAGCCGCGAGGCCGGCAAATGCGGATCGAGGGGCACATACGCACCACCCGCTTTCAGGATCCCCAGAAGCCCCACGATCATTTCCAAGGAGCGTTCCATACCGAGTCCTACCAGCACGTCGGGACCAACTCCGCGGGCTCGCAGGCCATGGGCCACCTGATTTGACTTGGCATTCAGCTCCCGATAAGTGAGCCGAGATCCACCGTAGGAAGCCGCGATCGCATCCGGAGTTCGCTCCACCTGTTCCTCGAACAGCTGGTGCACGCACTTGTCTCGAGGATAATCACGCCAGGTCCGACGCCAATCGCCCTCGATCCAACTCCGCTCCGGCGCCGTCATCAGATTCAAGCGACTGATGGGCAGTTCGACATTGGCACAAATAGATTCCAACAGTTCGCACCATTGTTCGGTCATCCGTGCGACCGCAGGCTCGCTGAACAGGTCCGTCGCGTACTCAAAATAGCACTGCCACTGATCGCCTTCGGTATTCAGATACAACGTCAGATCGCACTTGCTGGTCTGGGTCTCCAGCATCCGTGCGGTCCCCAGCGCGTGACCTAACTGAACGGCGGGAAGCTTCTGTTCCAGGAGAACAAACATCACCTGGTAAAGCGGCTGCCGACCCACTTGCCGCTGCTTGACGGCCAGCTCGACCATTTGCTCGAACGGCAGCTCCGAATGGCCGATGGCATCCAGCGTGGTATCCCACAGTCGTCTCAGCACGTCCCGAAATCCGGGGTCTCCCTCCAGGCGCAGCCGAATCGGGAGCATGTTGAGGAAAAAACCCAGCAGCGGCTTCACCCCCGGTTGCTCCCGCTGCGCCAAAGGCGTGCCCACCATGAGGTCTGTCCGACCGGTGTAGCGATGCAGCCAAACCTGGAAAGCCGCGAGCATCACCGCGAACAACGTGCATCTTTCCTCGCGGGCCAACTCCCGGAGGCGCTCCACCACCGGCCCCCTTATCGAAAATCGATATCCGGCCCCTCGACCGCTCGGCTTCGATGGTCGAGCCTTGTCGAAGGGCACCTCCAGCGCTGCGGGGAAATCCGCCAGTTGCTTCTTCCAGTAGGCGCGGCTCGAAGGAAGTCCCGATGCCGTGCGTTCCCTCTGCCAAACCGAGAAGTCGCCATACTGCACTGGCAGTTCAGCCAGTTCAGCGGACTCGGCTCGGCCTCCAGCCGCATAGAGCCGCTCCAACTCATCAAAGAAAATCCGCAAGGACCAGTCGTCCACCACGCAGTGGTGAAACGTGATGGCCAGCACGTGTTGATTTTCGCTGAGCCGAATCCAGGTCGACCGCCACAGCGGCGCCGAAGCCAGATCAAATGGTTCCCGCGCCAGGTCTTGAAGCAGCTCGTTGAGCCTCTGCTCCTCCTGCGCAGATGGGATGCTTCCTGAGTCGATCTCTTCCCAACGCAGCTCGGCACTGGCGGCGCTAAGAACCCTCTGCAGCAACGCTTCCCCCTCGACCACCAGCCCGGTCCTGAGGACCTCGTGACGACTTTGGATGACGCTGAGCGATCGTCGGACAAGCCGCGCATCGACAGGCCCCTGGATGCTCACCGCCACCGAAACATGATAGGCGGAGGCGTCCGCTAAAGTCTGTTGCATCAACCAGACCGCCTGCTGCGCAAACGAAGCAGGCAGCGGCCTCGCTCGATCCACCGGTCGCAGATGGACCT
Proteins encoded in this region:
- the bioB gene encoding biotin synthase BioB gives rise to the protein MMTEALDGTHHERLAALGNRVLAGGEISRDEAAYLFGLKSTSDIFDLLAWANRIREHFKGNKIHLCSIVNAKAGGCSENCSFCAQSSFHQTGSPKYGFVDPEPVDAASDEASRNGVTAVGLVAAWKGLNEGPMLDEVCDRIREMAQGGKVRPDASLGIIKNPRVAERLKEAGLECYGHNLESSRRFFPKHCTTHSYEDRIETIKHLKNAGLKICSGGIIGMGETWEDRLDLAFSLKEIGANVVPINILNPIAGTPFANNPALPPMEILQTIACFRFILPRQEIMVAGGRTVNLRDLQSMVFTAGASALMVGNYLTTLNQPVEKDLQMLKDLGLDPDWENHGFADQSVPITFTQRAPSREAAVTV
- a CDS encoding M14 family metallocarboxypeptidase yields the protein MSTDAPTPSPSDSRLQLNRGGYFGERIDIAGVLPRIETIAIRQGWTPDPIDCPNGTRIAAFRKGNAQARANVYLSAGIHGDEPAGPIAVERLLEQAEWPTRFNYWLVPCLNPFGFERNTREGLGGIDLNRDYLNPRTPVTSGHIDWLARQPRFDLALLLHEDWEANGFYLYELNPDSQPSLANVMIEAVRKVCPIEHAEEVDGRQAAGGMIRFVGSIPEREEWPEALHLIYHKTRHNYTLEGPSDYPLALRVNALVTAVNAALQHFEPHG
- a CDS encoding fumarylacetoacetate hydrolase family protein: MAAIGRFQKGDEIFHAKVVDGELFRLQGDVFGSPSFEKKPTPFKGLRTLTPVNPSKVIAVGLNYADHAREANKPIPKQPLFWLKAPTSLIPDGLKIEIPFTTHHVDFEAELAIVIGRRVRNVTPAAAARYIFGYTAAQDVSDRTIQNAESQWARAKSFDTFTPLGPYVETKIDPHDLTIQLFQNGQLRQNSNTSQLIFNCFDLVSFISTNMTLLPGDVILTGTPSGVGPIESGDRLEVRIQGLAPLVNTVK